From Ignavibacteriales bacterium:
GCGGGTTGAGACAAGGGAAACAATTGGCTATCTTGGTTTGAACTATCGACGACAGGAAGAACATGAAAAGAGATGAAGTGGAACGACTCCGGGCAGAAACCGCCGAGTTTTTGAAGAAGGCCTCGATTACAATCACCGAGAAGGAACGAGCATCGATTGAAGTGGCAGACTTCGGCCTGAATGACATCAGGAATATCGGGCTGGAGATCGTAGTCTACGAAAACAACGACAGGTATTGTGCGAAGGAACTGGTCCTTTTTCCCCGGCAGATGTGCCCGCAGCACCGCCATCCGAGAGTTGATCCAGTCAACCCCGGGAAACAAGAGACGTTCCGATGCCGCTGGGGGGAAGTGTATCTTTACGTTGAAGGGATGGCCACGCCGAACCCGAAGGCCGTCGTGAGCGAAAGACACAAAAAACACTTGTCCGTCTGGCAGGAAATAGTCATGCGACCAGGAGACCAGTACACCATCAAATCGGACACGCTTCACTGGTTTCAGGCAGGCGACAACGGAGCGATCGTCGCTGAATTCTCATCAACCAACACGGATGAGCTTGACGTGTTTTCCGACCCGAACATTAAAAGGATGCCCGAAATCGAATAGTATTCATCCTCAAATACGACTCACACCCGCCTGCCCCCTGTAACTCCCATGGGCGGCAAGGCAATGAGCAGAAACGCTGCGCTCAGAAGACCCAGGACAACAGCTTGACTCCGAAACAGCGATTTATCGCGGCGCTCACGCGCCAGAAAGCTGACCGGCTTCCGGTCACGACACATCATGTGATGCCGTATTTCCTGAAGAAGTATATGAACGGCATTACAAACGACGAATTCTTTGACACCATCGGGCTCGACCCGATCCGCTGGCTGATAGCCTACAAGCCGGACGAAGCCAACGGTGAGTTCTACGATCCGATTCATACACCGGGATACCTCGAGGCTCACAGGATTGTCTCGGACAATTGGCGCATTGAACATGAACCGCTTGCCGATCCTCGTTATGAGACAGTCCGGTACAAGTTCATCACCCCAAAAAAGACCCTCACAACAGTTCTCCAGAGCAACGACCATACCTCCTGGGTGAGCGAGCGACTGATCAAGGAAAAATCTGATATCGACATCATAGGCGAATTTGCCGTGAAGCCAACGTGCGATGTGGCGATGGTCAACCGGGAGGCGGACACGTTTGGAGAGCGGGGCATGATACGGGGCTTTGTGAATTCGTTCGACGTGTATGGACAACCGGGGTGCTGGCAGGATGCATCGGTTTTGTACGGCATCGAAGATTTGATCATGGCTTCATTCGAAGATCCCGATTGGGTACATGCCTTCATGAAGGTGATGTTGGAAAGAAAACAAGTGTTCATCCAATCGCTCAAAGGGGCGAAGTACGACGTCATCGAGCTTGGCGGCGGTGAT
This genomic window contains:
- a CDS encoding D-lyxose/D-mannose family sugar isomerase, giving the protein MKRDEVERLRAETAEFLKKASITITEKERASIEVADFGLNDIRNIGLEIVVYENNDRYCAKELVLFPRQMCPQHRHPRVDPVNPGKQETFRCRWGEVYLYVEGMATPNPKAVVSERHKKHLSVWQEIVMRPGDQYTIKSDTLHWFQAGDNGAIVAEFSSTNTDELDVFSDPNIKRMPEIE